The DNA segment AAGAGCGCGTTTTTGTACAGGTTGTCATTGAAAGCGCCGCTGAACTGGGTCAGGTAAAACGGCAAAAACCGCCGCTGGCGCAATAGCTGAAACTGGCTCGAGCTGGCGTTAGGGCTGGCCAAAACGGTGTCTCCCGGATTTCGCCGGGATAAGCCCGGGGGCTGCAAATTCAGAGCCGCTGGTCGGCGCCCGTTACAGTCGCTGTATCAGCCGGCATGGTTGGCTTTTCGCTGAGCGCTTTCAGCTTTTTCTCAACGGCGTTGGAAGAGCTGGCGAAGCGCGCCAGCAGATTGTACAGCACCGGCACAATGAACAGCGTCATACTGGTGGCGAATACCAGCCCACCTAGTATAACCACGCCAATGGCGGCACGGCTTTCGGCGCCAGCACCGGTGGCCAGTACCAGAGGAACAGCGCCAAACACCGTAGAGATGGTGGTCATCAGTACCGGGCGGAAACGCAACACAGAACCTTCCACAATGGCGTCGCGTACCGAATAGCCCTGATCCCGCAGCTGATTAGCAAATTCAACAATTAAAATGCCGTTTTTCGCCATTAACCCCAGCAGCATTATAATGCCAATCTGGCTGTAAATATTCAGGCTGATACCAGTCCACCACAGGGCCATAAGTGCACCGGTAATCGACAACGGCACCGACAACATGATGATCAGCGGATGAATCCAACTCTCAAACTGCGCAGCCAACACCAGAAATACAATCAAAAATGCCAGGCCAAAAGTGATAAAAATAGCCGATGAAGATTCTTGGAACTCTCGCGACAACCCGCGATAGCTTACCCGTGCTTCTGGTGGCAAAGTGTCCATTGCCAAGGTGTTCAGATAATCCAGTGCAGAGGCCAGATCATAACCGTCGGCTAAGGAACCACTGATCACCACCGCCGGCAGCCGGTCGATACGGCGCAAATCCGGATTGGCGCCGATTTCTTCCCAACTCACTAAAGCTTGCAGAGGCACCATCTGCCCGCCTTCCCGCGGGCGCAGGAAAATCTGGCCTAGGTCTTCCGGCGTAGCACGGTCAGCATTTGCCGCCTGCACTATCACATCGTATTCGCGACCACGATCAATGTAGGTCGTCACCTTGCGCGAGGCCAGCATGGTTTGTAGGGTTAAGCCCACATCCTGCACGGTAATGTCCAGGTCGGCAGCGCGTTCGCGGTCTATGTTTACCCGCAGTTCCGGCCGGGTCAGCTCGAAATCGGTTTCCAGACTGAGCAGATTGGGGTTCTGTTTTGCCCGTTCGATCAGTTCTTCACTCCAGGCCTGCACCGATTCGTAGTCCGGCCCCGCTACCACAAATTCCACCGGCTGGCTGAAGCCGCGCTGACCCAGGCCTGGGGGATTAATAGGAATAACCCGCACCCCGGAAATCTGGCTCATTTTTTGACGGATCTGATTGGTCACATCCTGCTGTTTAATGTCACGCTCATTCCAGGGTACCAGGCCCATGATCATAAACCCGCGGTCTTCCTCTCCGCGAAAGCCCACAATAGACAACATCCGGCTGGCTATGCCTTCTTCCAGGTAGGGCAACAGCTGAGCTTCAGCCTGGCGCACGTAGTGGTCGGTGAACTCCACGGTGGAACCGCGGGGAGCGCTAACCGGCATGATGATGGTGCCACGATCTTCGGTTGGCGCCAGCTCTTGTGGCAACTGGGGGTAAATAGCACCGGCGGCCACCAGCCCCACCAGCCCTAATCCCAACCACAAACCGGGCTGACGCAGGGCAAATTCTAATACCCGACGATAACCACTGGTAAGACCATCAAGACTTTTTTCAATGACTGCCCAAAAGCCCTTGCTCTGCCCGGCCTTGGGGCTAGGGCGCAGCCATTTTGAACACAGCATGGGCGCCAAGGTGAGCGCCACAAAACTTGAGAACACCACCGCAGCGGCCAAGGTAAAACCAAATTCGGCAAACAGCCGGCCCACGTTGCCACCCATAAAGGAGATGGGCACAAACACCGCCACCAGGGTAACAGTCGTCGCAATCACCGCAAACGCTACCTGGCGCGCGCCGTGATAGGCCGCCAGCAACGGCGCTTCACCGTTATCAATGCGACGCTGAATGTTTTCCAGCATCACAATGGCATCGTCTACCACCAGGCCAATGGCCAGTATTACCGCTAACAACGTCAGCACGTTAACCGAGAAACCAAGAAAGCCGAGGCCGATGAAAGCACCAATCACCGCGACTGGAATGGTCACCGCAGGGATCAAGGTGGCGCGCCAGGAGCGCAAAAACAAGAAGATCACCAAAATCACCAAGGCCACTGAAATGGCCAGAGTTGTTATGACCTCTTTGATCGATGCGCGAATAAACACCGATTCGTCGTAGCTTTCAAGAATCGACACTTCCGGGGGCAAGGATTCGCGAATCTGCGCCAGCTCCGCCTGCACGGCGTCGGACACCGCCACTGTGTTGGCTTTGGACTGGCGGATAATGCCCAAGCCTATGGAAGTTTTGCCGCTAGCACGCAGGCTACCGGCATCGTTTTCTACACCCATTTGCACATTGGCCACTTCACCCAGGCGCAGCAGATCGTTGCCAGAGCGGCGCACCACCAGATTGCGGAATTCATCAACGGTGGTCAACCGGCCTTCGGCGCGCACAGTAAAGTTGCGGGTAGACGATTCCACCGATCCGGCAGGCAGTTCCACGTTGTTAGCCCGCAGCGCCTGTTCCACCTCGGCGACGGTAACATCCCGCGCAGCCAGCTTCTCCCGGTCTAGCCAAACCCGTATGGCGTAGCGGCGTTCGCCACCAATACGCACATCCGCCACGCCATCCAGCACCGAGAAGCGGTCTGCTAGAACACGGTCGGCGTAATCGCTCAATTCTGCACTGTCCCACACGTCACTGCGCAAGGTGATCCACATCATCGGGCGGGCATCGGAATCAGCTTTGCTTACCACCGGCGCGTCGGCTTCTACCGGCAGCTCGTTGCTGATGCGCGAGACCGCATCGCGCACGTCGTTGGCGGCAATGTCGATATTGCGGCTGGTGTTGAATTCAATGCTGGTACGAGATTCGCCTTGCTCGGTGGAAGATTCAATGGATCGTATACCTTCGATACCGCTGATGGCGCCTTCAATCAATTCGGTAATCTGGGTATCCACCACTTCGGCGGCGGCGCCGGTGTAATCGGTGCTGATGGACACCACAGGCGGGTCGATATCCGGGTATTCACGCACTGGTAGCCCTACTAATGCAGCCAAGCCGAACACCACAATCAACAAACTCAATACTGTGGCTAATACCGGTCGCTTGATGGACACATCGGACAGCACCATGACTTAAGACTCCCCGCCGTTGTCTGCGCCTGCGCCTGAAATAAAGCGATTAGCAGGCAGTTGAGCGTCAGGGTTCGGCGACACCCGCTCGCCACTGCTCAAACGATCCTGGCCGGTTACAATAACCTCGACGCCCTCCTCCAGGCCCGCAGTCACCTCTACCTTGCCCGGCAAACGCGCGCCCAAGCTCACCGTCAGTCGCCGGGCAATGCCATCTTCAGCCACGAACACGTAGCTGTTATCACCGCGCACGATCACCGCTTGTTCAGGAATTACCAAGGACTGACGCTGTTGCAAAGTCAGGCTAGCGGACATGAACTGGCCCGGGCGTAAGCGACCATCGGCGTTGTCGATCAGCGCGCGCACCGCCAGCGAACGGTTTAGCTCACTCACCCGCGAATCCAGCGCCACCAGTTCGCCGTCAAACGACTGCCCTGGGTAGGCTGGAGATTCGCCCTGCACGGTTAGGCCGGCTCTAAGCTGGCCCAGGTAGCGTTCCGGCACTGAGAAGTTCAGCTCCATACGCCGGGCACTATCGAGTGTTGCAAGGCGGGTGCCGGCGGTGACGTAAGCCCCCAAGCTGATATCACTGAGGCCAATAACGCCGGCAAACGGCGCGATAATTCGATGATTTTCCAAATTTACTTTGGCTGCTACGCGCTGAGCTTGAAGCACGTCGGCAGCGGTGCGCAACTCGTCCATCTGGGCAATGGCGATGTTGTTATTGGTGACCAGCTGGCGGGCTCGATCGTATTGGCGTTTAGCGTCAGCCAAGCGCGCCTCTATAACCTGCAGATCGGCCCGGGCCTGGCGGTCGTCCAGACGAAGTAACACATCACCTTCAGCCACCCGCTGTCCGGGTTCAAGATTCAGTTGCACCACTCGGCCGCTGAGTTCAGTGGTCAAGGCAATGGAGTCTTCGGCCTGCAGATTACCCACTGCTTGTACCCGATCGCTCACGGTGGTGCGTTCCGGAAACGCCACGGCCACCGATCTGGGCGCCCGCTCGCGGGCACTCGCGGCCTCCGCATCGGCGTTACTGTTGTAATACTGCACCAGCCACGATGCCGCAAGAGCAGCCACCAATAGCATCGCCGCGATCAACCATTGCTTCATAATCGTTCAGCCTGTGTCTTTTTCAATTCGCACGCAGTCTTTCACGCTGCACTGGCGGTCAGGGTTGCTTTTGAATAACCAAAACGATTTCACCCACATCAATTCCCCACTTACTCATGGTGGTTTGGTTGATCAACGTATCCGGTGTTACCAGATACATCCAATCATCCATACGCACTTCAAGGGTGCCATCACCGTAGGCCACCTCAAGCATATAGTTCATGTGTATGGCATTGCCCGACCAGCGCATGGTGCCAGCTTCGGTAACATCACCGGCGGTAGCACGATAACTATCGCCATCTGGCGTTAAAGTCCATACCCGGGCTTGTACCTCGCCATCATCAAAGCGAAATACTTCGTCTAACGTGCCTACACCTTGCTCGGTCCACGATGCTTTTATGTCCGCATCAAAAGTCCGAATAACGGCTCCAGACCAGTCTTTGACCACACCGCGGGCAGACAGGTTGCCAGCGAAGAATTGGTCGGGTACCAGCGCCGGTGAGCGATCTTGATAATCGTCCAACGATGGGCCGGCACAGCCGCCAAGTAGAAAGAACGGTAGCAGTAGCCACAGTCGATTCCAGCCCCATACACGGCTGACACCCAAAACTTTCATCATTTTTACTCTCCCTGAGACTACGGCGTAGTGCGGCGGCCGTAATATAACGGCCGCTACAAGAATCACGCTTGTTTGGGAAGAATACGCTGGCACCCGGGGTTCCGATCAGATTTCGGTGGGCGCCAGAATTTCAGAACAGATCAGCGTTGAGCCAAAGGTGGGACAATATGGCCAGCACATAACCCAGGGCTATAGCCGGCGTCCAGCGCAGGTGACTCATAAAGGTGTAGTTGCCACGGGCTTGGCCCATGAGTGCGACACCAGCAGCCGAGCCAATAGACAACATGGAACCGCCCACACCCGCCGTCAGGGTAACGAGCAGCCACTGGCCGTGGGACATATCAGGATTCATCGACAGCACCGCGAACATCACCGGTATGTTATCTACCACTGCCGATAAAATGCCCACCGCAGCGTTAGCCAAGGTGTGGTTCCAGCCGGTGTAGATAATGGTGGAAATTTCGCTCAAGTAGCCGATGTAACCAAGACCACCTACCGCCAAAACCACACCATAGAAGAATAACAGGGTGTCCCATTCAGCACGGGCGATCGGATTGAACACGTTAAACGGCAGCGCCTTGTCCAAGCGGTTCAGCAGGCGGAAATCCTGGTGCACTTCGGCCCGTTTGCGTTCGTTTTCCACGTGTTGTTTGAACGTCCGACTCAGGTAATAACCAAATATCTGAAGGTATCCTAGACCCATCATCATGCCCACCACTGGCGGTAAGTGCAGGAAGTTGCTGCCACAAACAGCGGTAATAATGGTCAATAGAAACAGGGCAACGCAACGACGGGCACCACGTTTCATAATGACTGCTTCCGTCGCAGGGTTGGGCATATCATTGGGAATGAAGAAGCTCATAATGATCGCCGGCACCGTGAAACTGATGAGCGCCGGTATAAACAGGTCAAAAAACTCGGCGAAATTAACCACACCTTTTTGCCACACCATCAACGTAGTTATGTCGCCAAAAGGCGAAAATGCACCACCGGCGTTGGCTGCCACCACAATGTTAATACAGCCTAAGCTGATAAATTTCGGACTGTTCTCTCCCACTTTCAGCAGTACCGCGCACATCAGCAGAGCGGTAGTCAGGTTGTCGGCCACCGGCGATATACAAAATGCCAACACACCGGTAATCCAGAACAAACTCCGGTAACTAAAACCTTTGCCAACCAACCAGGCCCGCAAGGCGTCAAACAGCTGGCGCTCTTCCATAGCGTTTATGTAGGTCATTGCGACCAACAAAAACAGCATTAGCTCGGAAAATTCCAGCAGATTGTGGCGTAGTGCCTCCGCCGTGCTTTCGGTATCGCCGTTGACAACATAAACCGCAGCTATTGAAAACCAGATTAAACCTGCGGCTATCAACACCGGCTTGGATTTTCGCAGATGCAGCTTTTCTTCCATCATGACAAAAATATAGGCTATTACGAACAGCAGAACGGCAATGTAACCGACCGGATGGTTGGTCAAATCCATGGTTTCAGTCGATGCGGCCAAAGCAGAACCGCTAAAAGTAAATAGGGCAAAAAATACACTGAGAAGGAATACCGACCACCGTCGAGCAGCCGCAATTAGGGGGAGTAACATTGATAGAAACCTGAACGTGTTCTTGGATTTTGGTAATTTAAAGTGTGCTTTATTAGAGCGCAAAGCGGTTGCGAAGAGCTTGACTGATGTTGTTTAAAGCCGCTTTTTCGTTAACTACCCATTGGTTTATATAGTGAAGATATAAGCGATTTAAGCTCGGCGCCGTACCGATATCTGCGGTAACGGCACCGGGCTTATCCTCAAGGCTCGGGCAGGTCAGTCACTGCACCGGTCGATGCCGAACTCACGGTGCGCGCATACTTGGCTAACACACCGCGGGTATAACGCGGTTGCGGTTGCTGCCAGGCGTCGCGACGGCGTTGCAGTTCGTCGTCACTGACCATTAACTCAATAGTGTCGACTACGGCATCAATTACGATTTCGTCGCCGTCTTGCACCAAGGCAATAGGACCGCCATCAAACGCTTCCGGCGTAATGTGGCCTACTACGAAGCCGTGGCTACCACCGGAGAAACGACCATCGGTTATCAAAGCCACATCGCTGCCCAGCCCACGGCCCATAATCGCCGAGGTGGGTGACAACATTTCGCGCATGCCAGGGCCGCCGCGTGGGCCTTCATAGCGGATAACCAGCACATCGCCAGCCACCACAGTGCCGTCCAGAATTCGTGCCTGGGCTTCTTCTTCCGAACCAAACACACGCGCCCGACCTTTAAAATGAGTACCTTCCTTACCGGTAATTTTTGCCACGGAGCCTTCCGGCGCCAGATTACCAAACAGAATGCGCAGGTGGCTTTCCGCTTTGATGGGCTGGTCCAGAGGCATAATGATTTTCTGGCCATCGGCATAAGGTTCTACCGTAGCAAGGTTTTCGGCCAGGGTTTTGCCAGTTACTGTCAGGCAATCACCGTGGAGCATGCCGGCGTCTAGCAGCATTTTCATGAGTGGCTGGATGCCGCCAATGGCCACCAATTCGCTCATCATGTAATGGCCGCTAGGGCGCAGATCCGCCAACAATGGAACCTTTTTACCAATGCGAGTGAAGTCATCCAGGGTTAGCTTCACACCCGCCGTGTTGGCCATACCAATCAGGTGCAGTACGGC comes from the Marinobacter psychrophilus genome and includes:
- a CDS encoding efflux RND transporter permease subunit, which encodes MVLSDVSIKRPVLATVLSLLIVVFGLAALVGLPVREYPDIDPPVVSISTDYTGAAAEVVDTQITELIEGAISGIEGIRSIESSTEQGESRTSIEFNTSRNIDIAANDVRDAVSRISNELPVEADAPVVSKADSDARPMMWITLRSDVWDSAELSDYADRVLADRFSVLDGVADVRIGGERRYAIRVWLDREKLAARDVTVAEVEQALRANNVELPAGSVESSTRNFTVRAEGRLTTVDEFRNLVVRRSGNDLLRLGEVANVQMGVENDAGSLRASGKTSIGLGIIRQSKANTVAVSDAVQAELAQIRESLPPEVSILESYDESVFIRASIKEVITTLAISVALVILVIFLFLRSWRATLIPAVTIPVAVIGAFIGLGFLGFSVNVLTLLAVILAIGLVVDDAIVMLENIQRRIDNGEAPLLAAYHGARQVAFAVIATTVTLVAVFVPISFMGGNVGRLFAEFGFTLAAAVVFSSFVALTLAPMLCSKWLRPSPKAGQSKGFWAVIEKSLDGLTSGYRRVLEFALRQPGLWLGLGLVGLVAAGAIYPQLPQELAPTEDRGTIIMPVSAPRGSTVEFTDHYVRQAEAQLLPYLEEGIASRMLSIVGFRGEEDRGFMIMGLVPWNERDIKQQDVTNQIRQKMSQISGVRVIPINPPGLGQRGFSQPVEFVVAGPDYESVQAWSEELIERAKQNPNLLSLETDFELTRPELRVNIDRERAADLDITVQDVGLTLQTMLASRKVTTYIDRGREYDVIVQAANADRATPEDLGQIFLRPREGGQMVPLQALVSWEEIGANPDLRRIDRLPAVVISGSLADGYDLASALDYLNTLAMDTLPPEARVSYRGLSREFQESSSAIFITFGLAFLIVFLVLAAQFESWIHPLIIMLSVPLSITGALMALWWTGISLNIYSQIGIIMLLGLMAKNGILIVEFANQLRDQGYSVRDAIVEGSVLRFRPVLMTTISTVFGAVPLVLATGAGAESRAAIGVVILGGLVFATSMTLFIVPVLYNLLARFASSSNAVEKKLKALSEKPTMPADTATVTGADQRL
- a CDS encoding efflux RND transporter periplasmic adaptor subunit, yielding MKQWLIAAMLLVAALAASWLVQYYNSNADAEAASARERAPRSVAVAFPERTTVSDRVQAVGNLQAEDSIALTTELSGRVVQLNLEPGQRVAEGDVLLRLDDRQARADLQVIEARLADAKRQYDRARQLVTNNNIAIAQMDELRTAADVLQAQRVAAKVNLENHRIIAPFAGVIGLSDISLGAYVTAGTRLATLDSARRMELNFSVPERYLGQLRAGLTVQGESPAYPGQSFDGELVALDSRVSELNRSLAVRALIDNADGRLRPGQFMSASLTLQQRQSLVIPEQAVIVRGDNSYVFVAEDGIARRLTVSLGARLPGKVEVTAGLEEGVEVIVTGQDRLSSGERVSPNPDAQLPANRFISGAGADNGGES
- a CDS encoding DUF3833 domain-containing protein translates to MMKVLGVSRVWGWNRLWLLLPFFLLGGCAGPSLDDYQDRSPALVPDQFFAGNLSARGVVKDWSGAVIRTFDADIKASWTEQGVGTLDEVFRFDDGEVQARVWTLTPDGDSYRATAGDVTEAGTMRWSGNAIHMNYMLEVAYGDGTLEVRMDDWMYLVTPDTLINQTTMSKWGIDVGEIVLVIQKQP
- the nhaD gene encoding sodium:proton antiporter NhaD yields the protein MLLPLIAAARRWSVFLLSVFFALFTFSGSALAASTETMDLTNHPVGYIAVLLFVIAYIFVMMEEKLHLRKSKPVLIAAGLIWFSIAAVYVVNGDTESTAEALRHNLLEFSELMLFLLVAMTYINAMEERQLFDALRAWLVGKGFSYRSLFWITGVLAFCISPVADNLTTALLMCAVLLKVGENSPKFISLGCINIVVAANAGGAFSPFGDITTLMVWQKGVVNFAEFFDLFIPALISFTVPAIIMSFFIPNDMPNPATEAVIMKRGARRCVALFLLTIITAVCGSNFLHLPPVVGMMMGLGYLQIFGYYLSRTFKQHVENERKRAEVHQDFRLLNRLDKALPFNVFNPIARAEWDTLLFFYGVVLAVGGLGYIGYLSEISTIIYTGWNHTLANAAVGILSAVVDNIPVMFAVLSMNPDMSHGQWLLVTLTAGVGGSMLSIGSAAGVALMGQARGNYTFMSHLRWTPAIALGYVLAILSHLWLNADLF
- the ilvD gene encoding dihydroxy-acid dehydratase gives rise to the protein MSDTPQDPRRRYSAPVVDGVAKSASRSMLRAVGFKDEDFSKPQVGIASTWSMVTPCNSHIHELAEIACKGADQAGGKGVIFNTITISDGIANGTEGMKYSLVSREVIADSIETVAGCEGFDGLVAIGGCDKNMPGCIMGLARLNRPSVFVYGGTILPGEGHTDIISVFEAVGAHAKGELSLIEVKHIEETAIPGPGSCGGMYTANTMASAIEALGMSLPGSSAQNAVSNDKKADCEAAGAAVMNLLDLDIKPSDIMTQHAFENAITVIITLGGSTNAVLHLIGMANTAGVKLTLDDFTRIGKKVPLLADLRPSGHYMMSELVAIGGIQPLMKMLLDAGMLHGDCLTVTGKTLAENLATVEPYADGQKIIMPLDQPIKAESHLRILFGNLAPEGSVAKITGKEGTHFKGRARVFGSEEEAQARILDGTVVAGDVLVIRYEGPRGGPGMREMLSPTSAIMGRGLGSDVALITDGRFSGGSHGFVVGHITPEAFDGGPIALVQDGDEIVIDAVVDTIELMVSDDELQRRRDAWQQPQPRYTRGVLAKYARTVSSASTGAVTDLPEP